The proteins below come from a single Caldisalinibacter kiritimatiensis genomic window:
- the eno gene encoding phosphopyruvate hydratase, protein MTMITDVYAREILDSRGNPTVEVEVWTESGGFGRAAVPSGASTGAFEAVELRDGDKERFLGKGVTKAVENVNDVIAPEIIGMDALDQVAIDTKMIELDGTDNKSKLGANAILGVSMAVAKAAANALGMPLYQYIGGVNARTLPVPMMNILNGGEHADNNVDIQEFMIMPVGAPNFKEALRMGSEIFHNLKKVLGEKGLNTAVGDEGGFAPNLGSNEEALATIVEAIERAGYKPGEEVKLALDVAATELYDKEAKIYRLAGEGKELTSEELVNFYSELVEKYPIVSIEDGLDEEDWEGWKVLTEKLGDKIQLVGDDLFVTNTKRLKKGIENGVANSILIKVNQIGTITETLEAIEMAKRAGYTAVVSHRSGETEDTTIADFVVATNAGQIKTGAPSRTDRVAKYNQLLRLEDMLGTTAQYLGMDAFYNLK, encoded by the coding sequence ATGACAATGATTACTGATGTTTACGCTAGAGAAATACTTGATTCAAGAGGTAACCCAACTGTAGAGGTTGAAGTGTGGACTGAAAGTGGAGGATTCGGTAGAGCAGCTGTTCCATCAGGAGCTTCAACAGGAGCTTTTGAAGCAGTAGAATTAAGAGATGGAGATAAAGAAAGATTCTTAGGTAAGGGTGTTACTAAAGCTGTAGAAAATGTTAATGATGTAATTGCGCCAGAAATCATTGGTATGGATGCATTAGACCAAGTAGCAATAGATACTAAAATGATAGAATTAGATGGAACTGATAACAAATCTAAATTAGGTGCTAATGCTATTCTAGGTGTTTCAATGGCAGTAGCTAAAGCAGCAGCTAATGCATTAGGTATGCCACTATATCAATACATAGGTGGAGTAAATGCTAGAACTTTACCTGTACCAATGATGAACATCTTAAATGGTGGAGAGCATGCTGATAACAATGTAGACATCCAAGAATTTATGATTATGCCAGTAGGAGCTCCTAACTTCAAAGAAGCATTAAGAATGGGCTCAGAAATTTTCCACAATCTAAAAAAAGTATTAGGTGAAAAAGGATTAAACACTGCTGTAGGTGACGAAGGTGGATTTGCACCAAACTTAGGTTCAAACGAAGAAGCTCTTGCAACTATCGTTGAAGCTATTGAAAGAGCTGGATACAAACCAGGTGAAGAAGTAAAACTTGCATTAGACGTTGCTGCGACTGAACTTTACGACAAAGAAGCTAAAATATATAGATTAGCTGGAGAAGGAAAAGAGCTTACTTCTGAAGAACTTGTAAACTTCTACAGCGAATTAGTAGAAAAATACCCAATCGTATCTATTGAAGATGGTTTAGACGAAGAAGATTGGGAAGGATGGAAAGTATTAACTGAAAAATTAGGAGATAAAATCCAATTAGTTGGAGATGACTTATTCGTAACTAACACTAAAAGACTTAAAAAAGGTATCGAAAACGGTGTTGCTAACTCAATCTTAATCAAAGTTAACCAAATAGGAACTATAACTGAAACATTAGAAGCTATTGAAATGGCTAAGAGAGCTGGATATACAGCAGTAGTATCACACAGATCAGGTGAAACTGAAGATACAACAATTGCAGATTTCGTTGTAGCTACAAATGCAGGACAAATCAAGACTGGAGCTCCTTCTAGAACAGATAGAGTTGCTAAATACAACCAATTATTAAGATTAGAAGATATGCTTGGAACTACTGCACAATACTTAGGAATGGATGCATTCTACAACCTAAAGTAG
- the secG gene encoding preprotein translocase subunit SecG: MQILFTILLIITSLVLIASILLQPGKSAGLSGTIAGGAESIWGKNKGRSYEGILEKLTAISAILFVISALVLAALQ, from the coding sequence ATGCAAATATTATTTACAATTCTTTTAATAATAACAAGTTTAGTACTTATTGCAAGTATTTTATTACAGCCAGGAAAATCTGCTGGTTTATCAGGTACTATAGCAGGTGGTGCTGAAAGTATTTGGGGTAAAAATAAAGGAAGAAGCTATGAAGGCATCCTTGAAAAGCTAACAGCAATTTCAGCAATTCTTTTTGTTATATCTGCACTAGTACTTGCAGCATTACAATAA
- a CDS encoding sodium-translocating pyrophosphatase, whose product MDSLIYLAPIAGIIALLFAYYKANKIGKVDVGTERMKEISSYIQEGAMAFLSREYKTLIVFVAILFVVLGFGIDWNTAFCFLVGATFSALAGFFGMRVATKANVRTANAAKESGMNKALDVAFSGGAVMGMSVVGLGLLGVGALYLIFKDAAVVTGFGLGASSIALFGRVGGGIYTKAADVGADLVGKVEAGIPEDDPRNPAVIADNVGDNVGDVAGMGADLFESYVGSIISAITLGFIAFEFNGAVYPLLLAATGIIASIIGTFFVKGKEGADPHKALKMGTYVSAIVTVVVAFFLSQYLLGTLKPFIAIVSGLVVGTIIGQLTEYYTSGEFKPVKTIADKSETGSATNIIGGLAVGMLSTALPILMIAIGILVAFYAGGGAANVGEGLYGIALAAVGMLSTAGMTVAVDAYGPIADNAGGIAEMCELPGGVRDITDKLDAVGNTTAAIGKGFAIGSAALTALALFASYTQAVELDKIDLTQPTVIVGLLVGGMLPFLFSAITMEAVGKAAFSMIEEVRRQFKTIPGIMEGKAKPEYKKCVDISTAAALKEMMVPGLLAVLAPLATGILLGTEALGGLLAGALVSGVLMAIMMANAGGAWDNAKKYIEEGHHGGKGSEAHKAAVVGDTVGDPFKDTSGPSINILIKLMTIVALVFAPLFLQMGGLLLKLF is encoded by the coding sequence GTGGATTCACTAATTTATTTAGCTCCGATAGCAGGTATCATTGCATTATTATTTGCTTATTACAAAGCTAACAAGATTGGTAAAGTTGATGTAGGAACTGAAAGAATGAAAGAGATTTCTTCTTACATTCAAGAAGGTGCTATGGCTTTCTTATCAAGAGAATATAAGACGCTTATAGTATTCGTTGCAATTTTATTTGTAGTTTTAGGTTTTGGAATTGATTGGAATACAGCTTTTTGTTTCTTAGTAGGTGCTACATTCTCAGCATTAGCAGGTTTCTTTGGAATGAGAGTTGCTACTAAAGCAAACGTAAGAACTGCAAATGCAGCTAAGGAATCAGGAATGAATAAAGCACTTGATGTTGCATTCTCAGGTGGAGCAGTTATGGGAATGTCAGTTGTTGGATTAGGATTGTTAGGAGTAGGTGCTCTATACTTAATCTTTAAAGATGCTGCAGTTGTTACGGGATTTGGTTTAGGTGCTTCATCAATAGCTCTTTTTGGACGTGTTGGTGGAGGTATCTATACAAAGGCTGCAGACGTTGGAGCAGACTTAGTTGGTAAAGTTGAAGCAGGTATTCCGGAAGACGACCCAAGAAATCCTGCTGTTATAGCAGACAACGTTGGAGATAATGTTGGTGACGTTGCAGGTATGGGTGCAGACTTATTTGAATCATATGTAGGTTCTATTATCTCAGCTATTACATTAGGATTTATAGCTTTTGAATTTAATGGTGCAGTTTATCCATTATTACTTGCAGCTACTGGTATAATTGCTTCTATTATAGGTACCTTCTTTGTTAAAGGAAAAGAAGGTGCTGACCCACATAAAGCACTTAAAATGGGTACTTATGTAAGTGCTATTGTTACAGTAGTTGTTGCATTTTTCTTAAGTCAATATCTATTGGGTACATTAAAACCATTTATTGCAATAGTATCAGGGCTAGTAGTAGGAACTATAATTGGACAACTTACTGAATACTATACATCAGGTGAATTTAAGCCAGTTAAGACAATAGCTGACAAATCTGAAACAGGAAGTGCTACTAACATAATTGGTGGTCTAGCAGTAGGTATGTTATCAACTGCTCTTCCGATATTAATGATTGCTATTGGAATATTAGTTGCATTCTATGCAGGTGGTGGAGCAGCTAACGTTGGAGAAGGATTATATGGTATAGCTTTAGCAGCAGTAGGTATGTTATCAACTGCTGGTATGACTGTAGCAGTTGATGCTTATGGTCCAATAGCAGATAACGCTGGTGGTATAGCAGAAATGTGTGAATTACCAGGGGGAGTACGTGATATTACTGATAAATTAGATGCTGTTGGTAATACTACAGCAGCTATTGGTAAAGGATTTGCTATAGGTTCAGCTGCACTAACTGCATTAGCTTTATTCGCATCTTATACACAAGCAGTTGAATTAGATAAAATAGATTTAACACAGCCAACAGTTATTGTAGGTTTATTAGTAGGTGGTATGTTACCATTCTTATTCTCAGCTATAACTATGGAAGCTGTTGGTAAAGCGGCATTCAGTATGATTGAAGAGGTAAGAAGACAATTTAAAACTATTCCAGGAATCATGGAAGGAAAAGCTAAACCAGAATACAAAAAATGTGTTGATATCAGTACAGCAGCTGCATTAAAAGAAATGATGGTTCCGGGATTATTAGCAGTATTAGCACCATTAGCTACAGGTATATTATTAGGTACAGAAGCATTAGGTGGATTATTAGCTGGTGCTTTAGTATCGGGTGTACTTATGGCTATTATGATGGCTAATGCTGGTGGAGCTTGGGACAATGCTAAGAAGTACATTGAAGAAGGTCATCATGGTGGAAAAGGAAGCGAAGCTCACAAAGCAGCAGTTGTTGGTGATACTGTAGGTGACCCATTCAAGGATACTTCAGGTCCATCAATCAATATCTTAATCAAGCTTATGACAATAGTTGCATTAGTATTCGCTCCATTATTCTTACAAATGGGTGGATTACTTCTAAAATTATTCTAG